The stretch of DNA TCGGGGCGACGGCATAGGCATGGAGGTAGTAGTTGAGAGCGAAGGGGTTGCCGGCCAGGAGCCACACGAGGAGGACGCCCGCCCACGGCCCGGCCAGCCGCCGCACGATTGAGACGCTCAGTGCCAGGCCCGCGAACATGAAGAGGGCTGACTCGAGGCGTCCGACCAGCAGCGATGGCCCGCAGAGAGCCTGTCCGGCCCCATAGAGATAGTAGAGCAGCGGCGGGAGCTTGGCGAAGAAATCGCGGAAGGGTAGCTGACCGTGGGTGACAGTGGCCCAGCCCTCGTACAGGTAGCCGCCCTCGTCGTAGACGCTGGTGCCGTACAGGCAGAAGGCGACCGTCTCGGCCACCAGGACAAGCACGCCCGCAAGGAGCAGGGCTCGGGCCAGGCCGGTTGTCTGCCGAAAGGCTGACATGAGTAGTGCGATTTCCTCTGCGATGCGCCACGAGCCCCCGCGTAGCGAGTGTTGCCTCCCCCCAGCCTGACAATGTGCATTATCGGGACACGGAAGGGATGAGTCAAGCAGGTCCGGTCGGCGCGGGCGGAGTGGGCCGTGCAGGAGGCGCACCTGCCGCCGGCGAATGGTCTGCCGCCAAAGGAGGCGGCACCGATCGCAGACCGCGCTGCATCAGCAATCGCACACCCCCCGCCCACTCCGGTGACGCCGCGCGCGGTCATCCTCGGTCTGCTGCTCATCGTCCCCAACGCCTGGTTCATCCTGTGGGGCTACGTGTGGGGGCCGCAGAGCCGCCCCACCACCGTGTCGTTGTACTTCAACGTCATCATCACACTGCTCATCCTGTGCGGGCTCAATGCGCTGCTGTCCCGCATCTCCAGGCGCCTGACCCTCAGCCAGGGAGAGATGCTGGTCATCTACGCCATGCTGGCCATCGCCAGCGCGGTGTGCGGCCTCGACCAGATCCAGACGATGCTGCCGGTGGTGGCGCACCCCTTCTGGCACTCCACGCCCGAGAACCACTGGGAGCAGCTCTTCTTAGAGAAAGTCCCGACGTTCCTGACCGTCACCGACCAGCGGGCGCTATACGCCTACTACGAGCTGAACGAGCCGCTCTTCGCGACCCCGTACTGGCGGCAGTGGCTGGTGCCGGCCGCGTGGTGGTCGGGCTTCTCGTTCACGCTCATCACCGTCATGCTGGCCCTGTCCAGCCTGTTCCGCAAGCAGTGGACCGAGGAAGCCAAGCTCAGCTTCCCGATCGTGCAGCTCCCCCTGGAGATGACGCGTCCGGAGACGCCGTTGTGGCGCAGCCGACTGATGTGGGTCGGGTTCGCCGTGGCCTTTGTGGTGGACGCCGTCAACGGCCTGCACCAGATCTGGCCAGTGATCCCCAGCCTGACGGGTGAGCTGAGCGCCAAGTACGACCTGGGGCAGATCGTCAAGGCGATGCCCTGGCGGGCCATCGGCTGGACGCCCCTGATGGTCTTCCCCTTCGTGGTGGGGCTGGCATTCTTCATCCCGCTGGACCTGGCCCTCAGCTCCTGGTTCTTCTACATCGGCTGGAAGCTCGTGCGCATCAGCTTCGCGGCGGCGGGATGGCACAGCCTCCCCCGCGCTCCGTGGATTGACGAGCAGTCCTTCGGCGCCTACATGGCCCTGGCGTTCTTCTCGCTCTACTCCAGCCGGCGCCACATTGTGCGGGCTGTCGAGAGCGCCTTCGGCGTCCAGCACGGCGACGATAGCCGCGAGGCCTTCTCGTACCGCTTCACGGTCTGGACCATCATCATCGGCCTGGCGCTGCTCATCGGCTTCTGCCTGCACGCCGGGATGGACCTGTGGTGGGCGGTCGCCTTTCTGGTACTGTACCTGGGCGTCTCCATCGCCGTGGCCCGCATCCGCGCGGAGCTGGGCTCGCCGGTGCATGACCTGCACAAGATCGGGCCGGAGGCGGTGCTGACCACCGTAGCCGGGCCGCGCCGCATCGGCGTGAGCAACCTCGTGATGTTCGCCTTCTACTGGTCCATCAACCGCGCCCACCGCAGCCACCCGATGCCTAACCAGATTGAGGGCATGAAGCTGTCGAGTGTCAGCAACACCTCGCAGACCGGCCTGGCCCTGGCGCTGACGCTGGCCACCGTGTTGGGCCTGGTGCTGGGCTGGGGCATCCTGCTCGATGCGTTCTTCCGCGTGGGCGGGGAACGGTGGGCCGGGAAAGGGCAAGAAGCCTTCTCCCGCCTGCAGTCGTGGCTGGAGAGCCCGGGCACCACGAACTGGTATGCGACCGCGGCGCTGCCGGTGGGCTTCCTGTTCACAGTAGCCCTGGCGGCGATGCGCACGAGCTTCACCTGGTGGCCGCTGCACCCGGCGGGCTTCGCCGTGTCGGGAAGCTGGTCCATGGCCCTGTTCGCGCCCTCCATCCTCGTGAGCTGGGTGCTCAAGTCGCTCGTCCTGCGCTATGGCGGGATGGGCGCCTTCCGTCCGGCCTCGATGTTCTTCATGGGGCTGATCCTCGGTGAGTTCCTGGCCGGGGCGATCTGGGGGACCCTGGGCATCTTCCTGCACATGCGCATGTACAACTTCCTACCGTGACCGCTGGGGTCTGTCCCCGAAGGTCTGCGCAGCAGGGCGCAGGGGGCTGACCCCACAGAGGTGATGACATCGGGGTCAGCCCCCTGCGGGTGGCTCCGCCTCCCTCCGGGGACAGACCCCTACCACACTCATGCTACCATCACGCCCCCTGGGACAGTTCTTCACGCCCCCACAGGTCGTTGACCTGGCCTTCGCCGTGCTCGCCTGGCTGCGGCCGGATGTGCGCGCAGGACGGCTGGTGGACCTGTCGTGCGGCGAGGGGGCGTTCCTGGCCGGGGCGCTGCGGCATGGCTTCCTCGTCGAGCGTGTCTACGGCCTCGACGTAGACCCGAAGTTGCTGCCGGTGTGGCAAGCGCACTTCCCCCCGCCCGCGCGCCCCCACCTCGCCCTGGCGGACGGGCTCCTCGGCACGATGACGGAGGCCTTCGAGGTGGTGGTGGGCAACCCGCCCTTCGGCGGCAGCCCCGACCCCGCTGTGCTGCCACACCTGATGGGGGTCTACCACTGGTGGCGGCTGGGCCGCCGTGGTGGCGGTTCGTTCCCACGGGAGCTATGGTTCCTGGAGCGGTCGCTGCGCCTCCTGCGCCCCGGCGGGCTGCTGGGCCTCGTGCTGCCCGAGGGCTTCCTGGCGAACAAGCGGTGGCGTCCGCAGCGGGAGGACCTGCTGCGGACGGCGCAGGTGGAGGCGGTGATCGGGCTGCCCCGGTCGGTGTTCCGTCACAGCCACGCCGCGGTCAAGACGTGCCTGATCTTCGTCAGGCAGCAGGCGCCAGCGGCGGGGCACGTGGTGCGGCTGGCGGAGTTGGACGACGAGGACTTGCCGTGCCCCGAGGCGCTCCTCGGAGCCTGGGAGGCGGGGGCGGTGCATGCCACAGAGGCGCCGTGGCGGGAGGCGTAGGGCCGCTGCATCGCGGCAGGCAAACACGACGGGGCCGGCATCAATGCCGGCCCCGCTGGCTTGCAGGACGAGCCTGGTGGCTTAGTTGACGATGATGTTGATGTCACCCAGGGCCGTGACCGTGACGCTCAGCGTGCCCACGGCGGAGGTGTACGGCTGCGACGCGGTGATGGTCACCGGGCCGCCCTCCTTGATCCCGTGGATAGTGGCGTTCGGGCTGTCGGTCGCCGCAGGGGCGACGGTCACCGTCGTGTTGTCACCAGAGGTGAAGGTGATGGGCACATCGGTGATCTCCGTAGAGCCACTGTAACACTTGGCCACAATGTCCTGGTACTGCCAGATGTTGATCGTGGTGGATCCGCCCGCGGCAGTGCCGGCCGGGGCCACGTACGGCGACCCGACCGTCGTGATCTCCACCCGGTCAATGTTGGGGTTCACCGCGATGTTGTGGATGGCCGGCGTGGCGATAGCCTTCGCCTCTTCGACCTTGATGCCCGTGTTCCCGCGTGCGACGCCCGTAACCAGCCCCGTCTGGTCCACCTGGGCGAGCGTGTTATCCAAGGACGACCAGGTGAAGTCGGCGTCCAGCACGACGTTCCCGTCCACATCGTAGCCGGT from bacterium encodes:
- a CDS encoding N-6 DNA methylase — protein: MLPSRPLGQFFTPPQVVDLAFAVLAWLRPDVRAGRLVDLSCGEGAFLAGALRHGFLVERVYGLDVDPKLLPVWQAHFPPPARPHLALADGLLGTMTEAFEVVVGNPPFGGSPDPAVLPHLMGVYHWWRLGRRGGGSFPRELWFLERSLRLLRPGGLLGLVLPEGFLANKRWRPQREDLLRTAQVEAVIGLPRSVFRHSHAAVKTCLIFVRQQAPAAGHVVRLAELDDEDLPCPEALLGAWEAGAVHATEAPWREA
- a CDS encoding Ig-like domain-containing protein — protein: MSTRMMVLGAGLLAIILLCGCGGGSGSGGGDVGSLRFSVRFPALPDGVVMPEYLPAKLMSLVIEVIDTNTGLPKCAPIIVNRTSPSEEVVNVTVEAVHIGATTLIIKGYDGLNGTGTVICDATAGVEVLPNVAVSVTMTMATTVIRIEITGASSVLVGGNTQLTATGYDVDGNVVLDADFTWSSLDNTLAQVDQTGLVTGVARGNTGIKVEEAKAIATPAIHNIAVNPNIDRVEITTVGSPYVAPAGTAAGGSTTINIWQYQDIVAKCYSGSTEITDVPITFTSGDNTTVTVAPAATDSPNATIHGIKEGGPVTITASQPYTSAVGTLSVTVTALGDINIIVN